DNA from Ammospiza caudacuta isolate bAmmCau1 chromosome 6, bAmmCau1.pri, whole genome shotgun sequence:
agcCCCTTGAGGGACAGGAAAGGGCTCCAAGGTTTCCCTGGAGCCTCAGGCATCCCCACTGCCGTCGTTCACCCGCTGAGACTGCCCTGGTTCCATTCCTGGAGCGGGAGGGTGTCACCACTGACAGAGCCCCCACTGTCACCGCCAGAGAAGCCGCCGATCCAGTCATTTGGCTTTTCCCAGGGGGGTTGATGGTTCCTATGGCAACCAAGAGCCGCTCGGCAGCGCTTCCCTGCGTGGCAATCAGCGCTCACCTCATCTGTGGAATTAGCGAGTGGCCCCGGCCCCATCCCGCTCATCACAGCTTGGACGTGGCTGGAGGCACCCCTGTGTGGGGGATCTGCCTGCAGCATCACCCCCAGTTctctgctgccaggggctgggggatggctccatccatccatccctgctgcaggaaatgcCCGTGTCTCCCTCATTGCTCCCAAAATTGGGTATTAACCTGCAGTAAAAATGAAGCTCTGAGTgagagggttttggggtgtctccCAGGCCCGCTCCATCTTTGGCATGCTGGAGAgtcccaggcagtgccaccaaGCCAGGGATGTGTCTGTCAGTTTTTGGGGACTGGCACAAGGCACCCCATCCCTCATCATCACCTTGGGGAGCAATGGAGAAGCAAGTCTGGTAAATGCCAGGTTTGTCCCCGAGCTGGGGCATGGTGACCGTGGTGTGTGACTAAGGAGATTCTTGGCATCTGCAGCGGGAGCGGGATGACGGATGAAACAGATGAATGAGGAGTAAACTGGGGTTTAGGAAATCTTGGTTAATTTGCTGCAGCGAGTGCTCGCTACGCTCACAGAAATTAAAGCGTGAGCGCTCGCAGCgacaggggaggaggaggaggaggcccCGGGGGAATACGGCATGAGTCGGAAGTGGGTACATCCATAAATCACCTGTGGTGCTTTCAATAATTCAACAGCGCTGGGAGACCCAGCAGTTCACAGAGAGGTGATGTCCATGGGAAGGTGCTCATGGATCCAGCCCCCAGGTgtccaaggctgggttggacggggcttggagccacctgggctgatggaaggtgtccctgcccatggcagggggtgggactggCAGGgatttaatgtcccttccatcccaaaccaggaCCCATTCCCGGTCATTACTGTGAGCCTGAGCTGTATCAACCGTGCTTTTAGCcaaaagaagtgaaaataagCCTGATTTACTCATGTACATGTCACAAACTTGCCTCTTTAACCAGAGTCAAGAGCTGGGAAGAGAGCTGGCCATGGTTTGTACAGCCCATGGAATCTGATCAGAGAAATGCAAAAGATATTTTGCAAGCCCTGTCAAGAAAATGAGAAGCAGTGGCTTGAGTCAGAATGTTATTCACAATAAACCAGggaataatgataataataacaacaataacaacaacaataacaataataacagttataataataataataatagtaaatgAACCAGCAATTTCTAAGCTTTTTCCAGATCCACAAATAAAATTTGCCCAATGATCCTGGCTCAGTGGAAGAGCTTCTCTCTTCTGGATTTTTGTCATCACTGGTGACATCCAGACAGAACAAACACAGCAAGAGGGGGACTAAAAGTCAATGGAAAATTACCAGGCTAATTTTGTTTGCTATGCCTGATTTGGAGACAGAGGAGGAAATTTCTAGGAGTACACATGAAAACAGTGTTGATCTTTTGTGTGCATTTAGAGCTGATCTTCATCTCAATTCGTTCTGCAGTGGAGGACAAAGGGCTTCATCATCTGCAGCCATGGGAGAAACCCGGATGGGGACCAAATAATGGGAATAATACCTTGCTTGTAGGTAAGCTCTTTGAATAATCATCTCTTGAGTGCTTTTGAGAGAACATCACTGGAATAAATTACATTATCTGCCCCAATTATGTTATCTGCCCCTTAAAGCTGTAAACACCTGAACAGGCTGAACAATATTTCCCTTCCTGGGCTGTGTCCTGGCAGATGGGAGAGCTACAGGCACCAAATCCTGGGAGAGAAGAGGGTCACGGAATGGAAttttttaggttggaaaagatctttaagatTCTAGAGTCCAACTGTTATCAACCATATTTCAACCAACAAGAGAGTTTGTGAGGAAGAAGCAGCCTCAGGGAGAATATTGTGCAAAGCTCTCAATAATTGCGGATGATTTAACAAAAATATTCCCTTTATACCCCCTGGTTCCTGGGAGAAAAGCTTCGGGCAGCTTCCTGAGGAAAGCTCTGCAGAATCAGCCTTCAAACAtgtttttccctctcatttATCTGATTAATTTACTTTCATTAAGAAAACCAACCATGTTCTCCTTTATATACCCAGTTTCTGTGAATCACAGACCACAGCTCCAggatttctgtatttattctcAGAAGTCACTCAGCTTTTAGCTCACTCTCCCGAAATagtgttttcccttttcctgcaggtAATTTGGGTAATCAGCAAAACATCTAAACAGGGGGACCTGAGGGTGGGGGTTTTCTTTCCTAGTGCTCAATAACTGCAAATTCTAGACTAGTCTGCAAACATGGAAGAGGAAACCTCATTCTCTTTGTGGATCAGTTCTCTGGGATGGATGTATGGATTTTAAATGGTCCTGCAGATAAATACAGTGATGGGAATGAGTGGGTGGTGGagttgaaaggaaaaaaaggctaaGAAGAGTAATTTAGGGAAACTTAGGGCTTTTAATTAAGAGCGAAGTAATAGAGATTGTGATGGGATGAAATGGAGAGAGAAGGAATCACCctcagtgacaggacaaggggaaatggcttcagtcagacagagggcagggttaaaTGGGATGCTGGGAAGAAATCCTTGGCTCCAaggatggtgaggccctggtacaagttgcccagggaagctgtggctactccatccctggaagtgtccaaggccagtctttttggggcttggagcaagctggtcCAGCACTAATCCCAGCTTTACCCCCAAGGATCTGCCACTGCCCAGGACTGGGACAGAGCACATCCAAGCTGGCATCTTCCTGGGACGTGGCTGAGCTGCAGTcaggggtttctgggttttgtggGATTCACAtcaacacacagacacagcccaaGCTCTTGAAGCCTTTATTACAAGAAGGACAAACAGGGACCTTCTGCCTTGCTTGGCTCCTCTGGGATGAGCAGCCCAGgcccaggggagctgcaggaagctgaggagggagctgctctgagggagCACAACAGGATCCCTGGCACTACCTTGGATGGGTCCCTGTCTCTGCTGGTCACCCCACAGAAGGTCATGAGCCCTTCTAGGGCCACCATGAGGGCCTCAGCAGGAAGGTGAGTGAGCTGGTGGGTGGGTGTAAGGGATCCTGTTGGGGTCCAGCCAGCTGTGTCTGCACTGGGTgctccccagggatgctggccagtgccatgggcaggttctgtgcagggctgaggaTCTGTTGCTGGGGGTTTGAAGTCCTGTCCTTAGGCACGAGGAGCAGTGGGAGGTCACGGCTCggccccacagagcagggcagctgggagctgccatgGCCCTGAGCTGTGGTGcctgtgggagtgctggagcCTGTGGGCTGTTCCCAAGGGTTTCTCCTGGGAAATCAAGAGGTTAAAACCTAGATGGGAATTGGGTGTAAGGAGATGCTGCCTTCTGCATGTGCTGCTTGCACAGTGGAGCCTGAGAGGCCAGAGAGGCACTTCAGACACTGAGGAGCACTGACAAGCAAACCTACCCTTCATCTGGCAGCTTCTGGGGTAGaacagcctggcactgggattCCCGCCTCCACTGCAGGGCCCTGAACATGGACAAACACCAAGCTAAACTCCCCTGGGAGCAGAATTTAGGACACCATTCCCAGCAAACTCATCACATGATATCTTTTGAGTCCTACTTGGCCGTGAAAAGCAGTGATGACTTCATGGATGTGCCCTGCTGCATCTGCACCTTTGGCTGGAGAAACTGGGATGCTCTGTCTGGTTACgggggcagctcctccagcaggcCAAGCAGGTTATGAAAGTCACACTCATTCCAAACAGCCATCTGCTGTCAGCAGCCACGTGTCCCCATCTGCACCTGCAGAATGCACATTGTCCTACATTGTCCCCTCACCAGTAAGCCACAATTTTAAAGGATAAATGCACAGCAATTTCATGGCTCCCTGTGCAAGTCGACCTCTTCCCGTGGCACAAAGCGCTGCCTGTTGCTTAGGAACAATCTATATCCTACTAAAATGAAGATGTGCTCCCTCCAAAGAGTTTTTTTACACAATGGGTGTTTGCCTTGCTCAGACACTGACCCATCTCCTGCATAAACCATGGGGGGAAGTCTCTGTGCTCCAAATGTTGCACTGGACACCTACTACACCCAGCCAGGATTTGGGATATAGGGATATGGCCTAACTGTGGTTTGGGATGAGGGGCTGTGCAAACCCAATCCCTCAAGGTAACCTGGACTGCAAAGCTATCTTGTCCGAGGCCCCGGTGGGAACATCTGCCAGGGTGGAGCAGGTGTTGAAGCGGGAAGCCTTGCAGGAcgtgctcctggagctctgcttcTTGCGGTAGAAGTAGCCGCTGAGGTGGGACCAGAACTTGTCGTGGAGGGAGGCGTAGATGAAGGGGTTGTAGCAGGCGGAGCTCATAGCGATCAGGTGGCATGAGACCTGGATGACGTTGACGTACCTCTTGTCCAGGATGGTGAACTCCTCGTCGATGTCCCGGATGAAGTTGACcacctgcaggggcagccagcaGATGGCAAAGCAGACCACGGAGATGGTGAGCACACGGAAGGTCTTGTGCTTGGTCCTGGTCCACTTGTCCCGGCAGTGAAAGGCGGCGCCCGGCACGTTCCTCCTGCGCAGGTGGTAGGTGATGGCACAAAAGGAGATGGACACAGCCAGCAGCGGGAGCATGtaggacagcagcagcatcaggcaCGAGTACAGCAGCCGCTGCCTCTCCTCGTGCTTCCAGAACTCCTCGCAGATGATCATGTCGTGGCCGATGGCGTTGAGGTCCAGGTAGTGGGTGTGCAGCGAGGTGGGCACGGAGGCAGCGATGGAGAGCAGCCAAATGCAGGCCACGAGGCCGGCGCAGGCCCTGCGGCCGATCCGCCTGCGGATGGGGTACGCCACCACCACGTAGCGGTCGATGGCGATGGCCGTGAGGGACAGCACCGACACGAAGACGGTGGCGGCCTGCAGCAGGGTGACAAAGTGGCACATGAACATGCCAAAGAGCCAGCCTCGCTCCTCGAAGGCGTAGGACACGGTGAGGGGGACGCAGGCCAGGCACATGATGAAGTCGGCCACGGCCAGGTTCCCGATCAGGAAGTTGGTGGTGCAGTGAAGCTTCTTGGTGAGGGcgatgaggaggatgaggaagaggttCCCAATGCACGCCACCACCACCAGCGTGGCGTAGAGCGGGATGAAGAGCGgcttcagctccaggagcaggtcCAGGCCCGTGAAGATCAGAGCTGAATTGTTGTGCCAGGAGTCATTGGGCAGCTGAGCCATGGGAGCCCCTGTGGCTGATGCAGCTTCTCCACAACTCAAAGTCAAACACAAGATGAGCCTGTGAGCTCTGGAGGGGACACAAATACATTTTGGCTGAACTTCTGGGCAGAAGGACCTGTCCCAAGTCTGGACCTcttgcacagtgctgtgctgaggcaCTACTGGCTGGTTTAAATGACTTGCCTAAGAGTGAAGATGCCCTGTGACAGACACAGAGGAGCTCGGGTATGGAGGAGAATTGGGAAGCTGGCTGTGAAATAGTGAAGCAGCCAGCACAGATCTGTGGGGAGCTGCCAGCTAGGAGCAGCAGAACCTAAAAATCAACTCAAGAAACCTCATGGAGAGTTTGTACCTGGGAACTGAGCTGAGCTGACTtaaggcagaaaaaaaggaacacTCCTGcatttcttgctttttatttttcccagttAATTCCACCCTGACCCACCATCCCCATGGcacctggctgggcagggaaaggagcaTTCTTTCCATCCCCTGCACTCCTGTGTCTCTCCCAGCCAGCCCACCCCATCTCAACCCATCCCACTGGGTTCTTTTATCCCCTTGGTTATAACTTCATCACCCATGGAGCTTTGGCTTCTCCTGTctttccctgttcctgctgtgatgtgagagagggaaggaggtaGTGCCTGGCTCCCTGGGCACCTCCACAAACCCACTCAGGGGGAATGAGGTGAAATGTATTCCAGCAGAAAGTGTATGGAAATTAAGAGTTCCCCTCCAGGACCCTCCTTTCAAGTCCCACACTCTCAAAAATTATTGTTTGATCCCCCTTACCAGGATCTGGACAGCCTTTTCCCCCCAGTGGAGAGTCAAATCAGCATTAATTAAGGAACCCTTGTAATTAACCAAGGGATATTGAGGTTTTCTACATCCCAGCTGCACTCACAGGGCGCACGCTGTGATACCACAGCTCCAGGTCCCcgtgccctgcctggggcaggagcacaAAATCCATCAGGAAACTTGCAGCTGAGGAGCCAAAATGCTCATTAACTTACAGAATGAAAATTCTGAAGCTCAATTAAATTCTTTAATTCTGCTTCGCGTACCCACGAGAGTCAAACCAGCCCTTCTGTGTGTGCATCGCcaggctcctgctccctccccgATAAATGCTGAACCCCGCGGCTCCGGctggggtctggggggtccAGGGTGTGGCTGCGGGACCCCTGTCCCGGTCCGGAGCTCTTACCTGCCGAGGGCTCCGGGGTGCTCGGGGCCGGGAGCCGCCCGCTGCCCGCCGATGTTCccgtgaggatgaggaggagcgCTCCCTTCGCAGGGTGTTCACCGGGAGACTCCGGCACAGCCGATCTCAGCCGGGTTTTGTGGTGTGGGGCTTTTGTTGTCTTGCTTtgtctttctttatttttttttttttttttccccgctGCCTGAGCCTTTCAGTCCCGGAGGAACAGGACGTTCCCACCCCCGGCGCTCGGTGTTCCAGGTACCCGGGGGGACGCGCACATCCCCCCGCAGGTGGAGCCGCATCCCgccccccggcccggcggggagcaccggggggctgcggggagcCCCTCCCTCGCCCTCGGGGCCGGGTCCGGGCACGTTCTCCcggcagggaaggagggaaaggagcGGGGAGGACGGGGCGGGCGGGAGGGCGCAGGGACCCCGCGGAGCCCCGGAGTCGGCAGCGCCCGCGCCGTCGGGGGGTCCCGGCTCGGGGGCGAGGGATGAGGGGGGAAAGTGAGTGGGGTGAGGGCACAGTGGGGTGAGGGCACAGTGGCGTGACGGGCACCCAGCCGTAGGGTGATGGGCACCCAGCCCCGGGGTGCTGCTGACCCAGCTGGGGGGGCAAGTGTAGGATGGGGTCAGGGCGGTCCAGCCATTGTGAATTGCCCCAAATGAGAAAGGCTGACCCTGGCACCCTTACTTTAATAAGGGAAAATGATAAATAATGATCACCcactggaattttggggggataaGAGGAATGGAAATTTGCAGAGTGGTCACAGAAAATTGAGAGTTTTGGTGCAAGAGGGTGATTAATTCATCCCAATctgatggagctgggctggttaTTAAAGCTGGCTGAGCCGATCAAGAGGAGACTCCTCACCCCTGCCGAATAATCAGCAGGAAGAAAATCATCTTTGTCTCCATATCAGTGCCTGACGAGAGCTGCTGTTAATTTTAAAGAGCAGAACAATCAGATTAGGAGAGCCAGAGGCTGGTTTGAGAGGAGAGCTGGGCTTTGGAGCCGACTGCAGGGTGATGAGTCCAGCCCAAGGCAGGCACAGGCTCCATCCCCGCCCGGATGCGCCATGGCCGCGGTGAGCcggctgcagcactgggagctcttCCCTCTGCACGGGCTCATCCTGGAAAAACCTTCTTTGACATCAGCTTTGCTGCTTCCAGAGCCTGCAGAATAAACCACTCTGATTCCCAGAGCTCGGATTGCCCCGCCCCAGGTCCTGGCTCAGGGATACAAGGATGGGTTTGAAAGCTGCAGCCCACCCTGATGGTGGAGCTGGAGACCCCTCCTGTGGCATCCTGGTGTCCCTCCCATCCCGTAGAGATGATGGACAGGAATCAGtttgctgtgatttttattcttttccatgTCATCAGGGTGGTTTATAGAAATAACCAGAGATCCCTGAGACCCTGTCAATTCCAAAGGAGGATGGAATATTTAATGGCCATAAGCTTTAGGagggaaggtttggggtggatagtgggaaaaaatccttccctgtgaggatgctgaggccctggcacagggtgcccagagaagctgtggctgcccctggatccctggcagtgtccaaggccaggctggatggcgcttggagcagcctggggtggtgGAAGTTGTCCCCACCCACAGCACAggatggaactggatgagctttgagatcccttcGAACCCCAAACTATCCTGGAATTCTGTGACtctcagcagcaccacagggTGCTGCCAGCTCATGCTTCTGTGAGACTGATTCCTTTGGCCCAAGCTTATGGAGAAgcacattttttcccatttggaTGGGTGGAAGGCTATCCCTGCTGCCC
Protein-coding regions in this window:
- the LOC131559459 gene encoding prolactin-releasing peptide receptor-like; the protein is MAQLPNDSWHNNSALIFTGLDLLLELKPLFIPLYATLVVVACIGNLFLILLIALTKKLHCTTNFLIGNLAVADFIMCLACVPLTVSYAFEERGWLFGMFMCHFVTLLQAATVFVSVLSLTAIAIDRYVVVAYPIRRRIGRRACAGLVACIWLLSIAASVPTSLHTHYLDLNAIGHDMIICEEFWKHEERQRLLYSCLMLLLSYMLPLLAVSISFCAITYHLRRRNVPGAAFHCRDKWTRTKHKTFRVLTISVVCFAICWLPLQVVNFIRDIDEEFTILDKRYVNVIQVSCHLIAMSSACYNPFIYASLHDKFWSHLSGYFYRKKQSSRSTSCKASRFNTCSTLADVPTGASDKIALQSRLP